Proteins encoded in a region of the Candidatus Nitrosomarinus catalina genome:
- the rtcA gene encoding RNA 3'-terminal phosphate cyclase, producing the protein MNFLKINGAHGEGGGQIVRSAITLSCITNQPIHLENIRKNRKNEGLRPQHLAAIKILQKISNAKVIGDKLGSTELKFIPGEIKKLELIEDVKTAGSISLILQVLIPTVSISKKKLSLIIKGGTDVMWSPTMNYTNYVLKEAYSKMGIRFEIEITKRGYFPKGQGEIKLEVYPSEIKSIKLSKRKKQKLQLKCSFSKIPIQIIEEKIEQIRKEIQKHDFEIEIEIKEEEASDSGSSVLIYSIEENSIIGIDGLFNKKTQNFDLNMKEIFDNSFGIDKNMADMLVVPASLSSGKTKFEVHNITKHLETNLFVTSKITGCKYGIGKISEGYEVIIEGISNTSIK; encoded by the coding sequence ATGAATTTTTTAAAAATTAATGGAGCACATGGGGAAGGTGGTGGGCAAATTGTACGTTCAGCTATTACATTATCATGTATTACAAATCAACCAATTCATTTAGAAAACATTAGAAAAAATAGAAAAAATGAGGGATTAAGGCCTCAACATCTTGCAGCAATTAAAATTTTACAAAAAATTTCAAATGCAAAAGTAATTGGCGATAAACTTGGATCAACTGAATTAAAATTTATTCCAGGAGAAATAAAAAAGTTAGAATTAATTGAAGATGTAAAAACAGCTGGAAGTATTTCTTTAATTTTACAAGTTTTAATTCCCACAGTATCAATTTCAAAAAAGAAACTAAGTTTGATAATTAAAGGAGGTACTGACGTTATGTGGAGTCCAACAATGAATTATACAAATTATGTACTAAAAGAGGCATATTCTAAAATGGGCATAAGATTTGAAATTGAAATAACAAAAAGAGGATATTTTCCAAAGGGTCAAGGAGAAATAAAATTAGAAGTATACCCATCAGAAATAAAATCAATAAAATTATCTAAAAGAAAAAAACAAAAATTACAATTGAAATGTTCATTTTCAAAAATTCCAATACAAATAATTGAAGAAAAAATTGAACAGATTAGAAAAGAAATTCAGAAACATGATTTTGAAATTGAAATTGAAATAAAAGAAGAAGAAGCAAGTGATTCTGGATCTTCAGTATTGATTTACAGTATTGAAGAAAATTCAATTATTGGAATAGATGGACTATTTAATAAAAAAACACAAAATTTTGATTTGAACATGAAAGAGATTTTTGATAATTCATTTGGAATAGATAAAAACATGGCTGACATGTTAGTAGTACCTGCAAGTTTAAGTTCAGGTAAAACAAAATTTGAAGTTCACAATATTACAAAACATTTAGAAACAAATCTGTTTGTGACATCAAAAATTACCGGATGTAAATATGGAATTGGAAAGATATCAGAAGGTTATGAAGTAATAATTGAAGGAATATCAAACACCAGCATCAAGTAA
- a CDS encoding sn-glycerol-1-phosphate dehydrogenase, translating into MRKKEDRMQSHTMELPRLIEIGEKNIEDFGKFLYSLNKPKKVSLISGTNVQNVLKSKIEKSLKIKKIQHIWHTSIDNQIKSIDIIQKSVKKDNSDLIVGIGGGRSVDTAKLISYNLSIPFVSLPTAASHDGMASPFVSVKSDKPHSIVASAPLGVFVDIDVIKKAPSKLLASGCGDLIANIIAVKDWQLGHKKKKEYYGRYAADLAMMSAKIVMENSSEFSRKGTDPRVIVEGLISAGVASCIAGSSRPCSGAEHLFSHALDKIAPGIGLHGEKCGIGSIMMAKLQGQDWKKITKTLKDVGAPTTAKQIGIEPDKIIEALIMAQGLRPQRYTILKEKIMTKKTALNLAKSTKVI; encoded by the coding sequence ATGAGGAAAAAGGAGGATCGCATGCAATCTCACACAATGGAATTACCCAGATTAATAGAGATCGGGGAGAAAAATATCGAAGACTTTGGAAAATTCCTATACTCGTTAAATAAGCCAAAAAAAGTTTCATTGATTAGTGGAACAAATGTTCAAAATGTTTTAAAATCTAAAATAGAAAAATCATTAAAAATTAAAAAAATTCAACATATTTGGCATACCTCAATTGACAATCAAATAAAATCCATTGATATAATTCAAAAATCTGTTAAAAAAGATAATTCAGATTTAATTGTAGGAATTGGAGGAGGTCGTTCAGTAGACACTGCAAAACTAATTTCATATAATTTATCCATACCATTTGTTAGTTTACCAACTGCTGCATCACATGATGGAATGGCAAGTCCTTTTGTTTCTGTAAAAAGTGACAAACCTCATTCTATTGTAGCATCAGCTCCATTAGGAGTTTTTGTAGATATAGATGTAATTAAAAAAGCTCCATCAAAATTATTGGCTAGTGGTTGTGGAGATCTTATTGCAAATATTATAGCGGTAAAAGATTGGCAATTAGGTCATAAAAAGAAAAAAGAATACTATGGAAGATATGCTGCAGATTTAGCTATGATGAGTGCAAAAATTGTTATGGAAAATTCTTCAGAATTTTCACGTAAAGGAACAGACCCTCGAGTAATTGTTGAGGGATTAATTAGTGCAGGAGTTGCATCATGTATTGCTGGAAGTAGTAGACCATGTTCTGGTGCAGAGCACCTATTTTCACATGCGCTTGATAAAATTGCTCCAGGAATTGGGCTTCATGGAGAAAAATGCGGGATTGGATCTATAATGATGGCAAAATTACAAGGACAAGATTGGAAAAAAATCACTAAGACATTAAAAGATGTAGGTGCACCGACAACTGCAAAACAAATTGGAATTGAACCAGATAAAATTATTGAAGCTTTGATAATGGCACAAGGGTTAAGACCTCAACGTTACACGATTTTAAAAGAAAAAATTATGACTAAAAAAACAGCATTGAATCTGGCAAAATCAACTAAAGTAATTTAA
- a CDS encoding peptidylprolyl isomerase — MTFDKGSLILVDYTAKVKDDDEVFDTTIEADAKKYSLHEENAKYHPKLVSIGETSYPVLKGFDEALAKTSVGDKLTIEVTPDKGFGARDSTKVRMIPLRKLGEDAEKVSVGDTIEVDNKRGIIRFIGSGRVQIDYNHRYAGKTILYDVNVLKALDTPNDKVDAILKERLPVEDSKIAFDLKDKEASITVPEDILRADGLQIMKHFIQMDIFKFVNTLEKISFVETHVNKQTPTKKPEAKEKTA, encoded by the coding sequence TTGACTTTTGATAAAGGCTCATTAATTCTAGTTGATTATACTGCAAAAGTAAAAGATGATGATGAGGTATTTGATACCACTATTGAAGCAGATGCAAAAAAGTATTCACTTCATGAAGAAAATGCAAAATATCATCCTAAACTAGTTTCAATTGGTGAAACATCTTATCCTGTTTTAAAAGGATTTGATGAAGCATTAGCAAAAACATCAGTTGGAGACAAACTCACAATTGAAGTTACACCAGACAAAGGTTTTGGTGCAAGAGATTCTACTAAAGTTAGAATGATTCCACTAAGAAAACTTGGTGAAGATGCTGAAAAGGTTTCAGTTGGTGATACAATTGAAGTTGATAATAAAAGAGGAATTATTCGTTTTATTGGTTCAGGCAGAGTACAAATTGATTATAATCATAGATACGCAGGAAAAACAATTCTTTATGATGTCAACGTACTCAAAGCTTTAGACACACCAAACGATAAAGTTGATGCAATTCTAAAAGAACGACTTCCAGTTGAAGATAGTAAAATTGCTTTTGATTTGAAAGATAAAGAAGCTAGTATTACAGTTCCTGAGGATATTTTACGAGCAGATGGTTTACAAATAATGAAACATTTCATCCAAATGGATATTTTCAAGTTTGTTAATACTTTAGAAAAAATTAGTTTTGTTGAAACTCATGTCAACAAACAAACTCCTACAAAAAAACCTGAAGCAAAAGAAAAAACTGCTTAA
- a CDS encoding pyridoxal-phosphate-dependent aminotransferase family protein: MEYLVMLPGPTNVPERVTRAMIEPSINHRSDDFVTLYEECVNNTKKIFDTQGDAVCLSASGTGAVECSVVNLVKKDDKVIIPVNGEFSTRLAQQIEWAGGQTIRIETEPGVNPTYDQVKEAFDNNKDVKAFYCVWNETSTGTMINYLDRIKDLTSRNDSYYVLDGVSIVGGEELHMDKWGIDIAMTGAQKTFACPPGISPICINPRTRKYMEANPPSTMYFNLPRYFKYYDEAKHTPFTPALPVLYAYREAMRIMLEEGIEERIQRHKICSDALYSGLSAIGLTPFAKEDSRSTVVIALNYLDGLEDKIFRDTLAKKFRILVAGGFGNLKGKVFRVGCMGEVNASHVMRCISGISSTLSMMGYETDSQAGLKIAEDKLKALPNPS; encoded by the coding sequence TTGGAATATTTAGTAATGCTACCTGGTCCAACAAATGTACCTGAACGTGTTACTCGAGCAATGATTGAACCTTCTATTAATCACCGTAGTGACGATTTTGTTACACTCTATGAAGAATGTGTAAACAATACAAAAAAAATCTTTGATACTCAAGGAGATGCCGTTTGTTTATCTGCATCAGGTACAGGTGCTGTAGAATGTTCTGTTGTTAATTTAGTTAAAAAAGATGATAAAGTAATCATACCAGTAAATGGAGAATTCAGTACTCGTTTAGCACAACAAATTGAATGGGCTGGTGGACAAACAATAAGAATTGAAACTGAACCAGGTGTTAATCCTACATATGATCAAGTTAAAGAGGCATTTGATAACAACAAAGACGTAAAAGCATTCTATTGCGTTTGGAATGAAACATCTACTGGAACAATGATTAATTATCTTGATAGAATAAAGGATCTTACTTCCAGAAATGATTCATACTATGTTTTAGATGGTGTTTCCATTGTCGGCGGTGAAGAACTTCACATGGACAAATGGGGTATCGATATTGCAATGACTGGTGCACAAAAAACATTTGCATGCCCACCAGGAATTTCTCCAATTTGTATTAATCCAAGAACTAGAAAATACATGGAAGCAAACCCACCAAGTACAATGTATTTCAATTTACCAAGATACTTCAAATATTATGATGAAGCTAAACACACTCCATTCACTCCTGCTCTACCAGTTCTTTATGCATACAGAGAAGCAATGAGAATAATGCTCGAAGAAGGAATTGAAGAAAGAATTCAACGTCACAAAATTTGTTCTGATGCTCTATATTCTGGATTATCTGCAATTGGATTGACTCCATTTGCAAAAGAAGACTCACGTTCAACTGTAGTTATTGCATTAAACTATCTTGATGGACTAGAAGATAAAATATTCCGTGATACATTGGCTAAAAAATTCAGAATTTTAGTTGCCGGTGGATTCGGTAATCTAAAGGGCAAAGTCTTCAGAGTAGGATGTATGGGTGAAGTAAACGCATCTCATGTAATGAGATGTATTTCAGGAATATCCTCCACATTATCTATGATGGGTTACGAAACTGATTCACAAGCAGGACTAAAGATCGCTGAAGACAAATTAAAGGCACTGCCAAATCCTTCTTAA
- a CDS encoding DUF814 domain-containing protein yields the protein MTEEKKKKVVALLSGGLDSQLAIRMMQEQGFDVSAVAIKTPFCDFDCGRGCGFEIRERADDLDVNLKTVYLGDEYIEMLKKPKHGIGAGFNPCVDCRSMMFDAAKKHMEDIGAEFIISGEVLGQRPMSQHAPALRTIEKESNLVGKIVRPLSAALLPETIPEKEGLIKRENLGMIEGRTRRNQLDMAKKYGIEDPPNAGGGCLLTEPQFGVKAKDLFEHTKNPTINDIDLLKIGRHFRLDEETKFVVGRNEDENEMIKAIALPNDILLEAKDFVGPVSILRGVNLKKHLEFASSVTLRYSDAPSDKTAIVSIKQNESVEEIISKTAKEESYIRFRM from the coding sequence GTGACTGAAGAGAAGAAAAAGAAAGTTGTTGCATTACTTTCTGGTGGGTTAGACAGTCAACTTGCAATTAGGATGATGCAAGAACAAGGTTTTGATGTTTCTGCAGTTGCAATAAAAACTCCGTTTTGTGATTTTGATTGTGGAAGAGGATGTGGTTTTGAAATTAGAGAAAGAGCCGATGATCTTGATGTAAATCTAAAAACTGTTTATCTAGGTGATGAGTATATTGAGATGTTAAAAAAACCAAAACACGGAATTGGTGCAGGATTTAATCCATGTGTTGATTGTAGATCTATGATGTTTGATGCTGCAAAAAAACACATGGAAGATATTGGTGCAGAATTTATTATTTCTGGTGAAGTATTAGGACAAAGACCAATGAGTCAACATGCACCAGCATTGCGTACAATTGAAAAAGAATCAAACTTGGTTGGAAAGATAGTAAGACCACTATCTGCTGCATTATTACCAGAAACAATTCCTGAAAAAGAAGGTTTAATCAAAAGAGAAAATCTTGGAATGATTGAAGGAAGAACAAGAAGAAATCAATTAGATATGGCAAAAAAATATGGGATTGAAGATCCACCAAATGCTGGAGGTGGATGTTTGTTAACAGAACCACAATTTGGAGTTAAAGCTAAAGATTTGTTTGAACATACAAAAAATCCAACAATAAATGATATTGATTTATTAAAAATTGGAAGACATTTCAGATTAGATGAAGAAACAAAATTTGTTGTTGGAAGAAATGAAGATGAAAATGAAATGATAAAAGCAATTGCATTACCAAATGACATATTACTGGAAGCTAAAGATTTTGTTGGGCCTGTTTCAATTTTACGTGGAGTAAATTTAAAAAAACATCTTGAATTTGCATCATCAGTGACATTGAGATATTCAGATGCACCAAGTGATAAAACAGCAATTGTTTCAATCAAACAAAACGAGTCAGTTGAAGAAATAATTTCAAAAACAGCAAAAGAGGAATCATACATTCGATTTAGAATGTAG
- the psmB gene encoding archaeal proteasome endopeptidase complex subunit beta, giving the protein MSTNIEEKILHGTTTVGIKAKDGVVLCADMRASAGYFIANNNTMKIQQIDLHAGLTLAGGVADAQNIVDVLRYHSNLHRVDKQNSISIHSLARLCSLIFHQNRGYPFMADILLGGYDASGPALFNVDMFGSVEEKSYVTTGSGSPVAYGLLEEEYRNDLTVEEAKKIALRAVKAAIVRNIGTGDGINIAVMDKDGFRLLTGEQKKAVIEL; this is encoded by the coding sequence TTGTCTACGAATATTGAAGAAAAAATTTTGCATGGGACTACCACTGTAGGTATCAAGGCAAAAGATGGTGTTGTTTTGTGCGCAGATATGAGAGCCAGTGCTGGATATTTTATTGCAAATAATAACACAATGAAAATTCAACAAATTGACCTTCATGCAGGTTTAACTCTAGCAGGCGGTGTTGCAGATGCCCAAAACATTGTAGATGTTTTACGATATCATTCTAATTTACACAGAGTAGATAAACAAAATTCAATATCTATCCACTCTCTAGCAAGACTATGTTCATTAATTTTTCATCAAAATAGAGGATATCCTTTCATGGCTGATATTTTATTAGGTGGATATGATGCAAGTGGTCCTGCATTGTTTAATGTTGATATGTTTGGCTCTGTTGAAGAGAAATCTTATGTTACAACTGGAAGTGGATCTCCAGTGGCTTATGGTTTATTGGAAGAAGAATATAGAAATGACCTCACAGTTGAAGAGGCAAAAAAAATAGCTTTAAGAGCTGTTAAAGCTGCAATCGTTAGAAACATTGGTACTGGTGATGGAATAAACATCGCAGTAATGGACAAAGATGGATTCCGTCTATTGACCGGTGAACAAAAGAAAGCAGTTATCGAACTTTAG
- a CDS encoding nicotinamide-nucleotide adenylyltransferase, whose amino-acid sequence MNGLLIGRFQPFHLGHLAALQFAISKVDKLWLGLGSSNKPIEKNNPFSIEERKKMILSSIDDSIQNKIFIFPIPDLDNHVRWIQNIDTIVPDYEIIFSNDPMTEHLYSKRNVQVIAIPFLKRDQLSGTRLRDLIKSDQKWDDLVPEGTKLILENLDAKNRLKIL is encoded by the coding sequence ATGAATGGTTTACTCATAGGTAGATTTCAACCATTTCATTTAGGTCATCTTGCAGCATTACAATTTGCAATATCAAAAGTTGATAAACTTTGGTTAGGATTGGGCAGCTCAAACAAACCTATTGAAAAAAATAATCCATTTTCTATTGAAGAAAGAAAAAAAATGATTTTATCTTCAATTGATGATTCAATTCAAAATAAAATTTTTATTTTTCCAATCCCAGATTTAGATAATCATGTAAGGTGGATTCAAAATATTGATACCATAGTTCCAGATTATGAAATTATTTTTTCAAACGATCCTATGACTGAACATCTTTATTCAAAAAGAAATGTTCAGGTAATTGCTATTCCATTTTTAAAAAGAGATCAATTATCTGGAACTCGATTAAGAGATTTGATTAAAAGCGATCAAAAATGGGATGATCTAGTTCCTGAAGGAACCAAACTTATTTTAGAAAATCTGGATGCAAAAAACAGACTAAAAATTCTTTAA
- the bluB gene encoding 5,6-dimethylbenzimidazole synthase, with protein sequence MEDSFTDEEKRGFYKAIYSRRDVRSHFISKPIEENKLSKILHAAHHAPSVGFSQPWNFILIKDQATKKKIKESFDEEKRRSSQVVDEPKKSKYLSFKLEGILESPVNLCVTYDPTKFGPFVIGRSSIPEAGLYSVCCAIQNLWLSARTEGVGLGWVSILSNEILKETLQLPEHVVPVAYLCLGYVNEFADKPDLETAKWLPRLDLKDVVYYEKWEDKENSDWKEIQDLIQTNLD encoded by the coding sequence TTGGAAGATAGTTTTACTGATGAGGAAAAAAGGGGGTTCTATAAGGCGATTTATTCCAGAAGGGATGTTAGATCACATTTCATATCAAAACCTATTGAAGAGAACAAACTATCAAAAATTCTTCATGCAGCACATCATGCACCATCAGTAGGATTTTCTCAACCATGGAATTTTATTTTAATTAAAGATCAAGCAACAAAAAAGAAAATTAAAGAATCATTTGATGAAGAAAAAAGACGTTCATCACAGGTGGTAGATGAACCAAAAAAATCTAAATATTTATCATTTAAACTAGAAGGAATTTTAGAATCTCCTGTTAATCTTTGCGTAACATATGATCCCACAAAATTTGGTCCATTTGTAATTGGAAGATCTAGTATTCCTGAAGCTGGACTATACAGTGTGTGTTGCGCAATTCAAAATTTATGGTTGTCAGCAAGAACAGAAGGTGTAGGGTTAGGATGGGTAAGTATTTTATCAAATGAAATATTGAAAGAAACTCTCCAATTGCCAGAACATGTAGTTCCAGTGGCATACTTGTGTTTAGGTTATGTGAATGAATTTGCAGATAAACCTGATCTTGAAACTGCCAAGTGGTTACCGAGATTAGATCTGAAAGATGTTGTATATTATGAAAAATGGGAAGATAAAGAAAATTCAGATTGGAAAGAAATTCAAGATTTAATTCAAACTAATCTTGATTAG
- a CDS encoding beta-CASP ribonuclease aCPSF1: MQKKQPPKELPPSSQNIMATILQSMPKEASITKIEYEGPRIALYTNSPRYLLENNETISKLVNIIKKRIVIRTDESIRKPEDECRKIIAEHVPDEANLQATLFDTSTGEVSIEAKRPWLLQRNAKEFNHADLTEKIGWRLRIRKATTIPSRTIQTINSTLKQASTERSKQMKQVGDDIFRPRLSQRTEVSLHTLGGFGQVGRSSMLLSTPESKILVDCGINPGARSPMDSYPRLDSLDITLDELDAVVIGHAHLDHTGFLPALCKYGYKGPIYCSEPTLPMMNLIQLDAIKVAAAQGRTPMYAERDVKQVMRQTITLPYGTVTDISPDIKLVLANAGHILGSALCHFHIGNGDHNFVYSGDIKFGKSILFEAASWNFPRVETLLIESTYGLREDVQPTRQQVESSFINAVNNTLADGGKVLIPIPAVGRAQEIMMVIDHYMKSGEMVEAPVFTEGMISEASAIHESYPEYLARELKQKILETDDNPFDSEYFTNIEHADAREEPMRENSPCIILATSGMLEGGPVLEYFKNIAPDPKNKVVFVSYQVNGTLGRRVLDGSKQVSMLGKEGKVEVVSVNCGVEKLDGFSGHSDYNQLMSFVQRLRPKLRRVLVNHGERSKSENLAMNIRRTFKLPAHYPQVQEAIKLF, encoded by the coding sequence ATGCAAAAAAAACAACCTCCAAAAGAATTACCTCCTAGCAGCCAGAATATAATGGCAACCATACTGCAAAGTATGCCAAAGGAAGCTAGTATTACAAAGATAGAATATGAAGGACCAAGAATTGCACTTTATACAAATTCACCTAGATATCTTTTAGAAAATAATGAAACAATTTCAAAACTTGTTAATATTATCAAAAAACGAATTGTTATTCGAACTGATGAATCTATAAGAAAACCAGAGGATGAATGTAGAAAAATTATTGCTGAACATGTACCAGATGAAGCTAACTTACAAGCTACTCTTTTTGATACTTCAACTGGTGAAGTATCAATTGAAGCAAAAAGACCTTGGTTGTTACAAAGAAATGCTAAAGAATTCAATCATGCAGATTTAACAGAAAAAATTGGATGGAGATTAAGAATTAGAAAAGCTACTACAATTCCATCTAGAACTATTCAAACAATTAATTCAACTCTAAAACAGGCTTCTACTGAAAGAAGTAAACAAATGAAACAAGTTGGTGATGACATTTTTAGACCTCGTTTATCACAAAGAACTGAGGTATCTCTTCACACTCTTGGCGGTTTTGGTCAAGTAGGTAGATCCTCAATGTTGTTATCTACACCAGAAAGTAAAATTTTAGTTGATTGTGGAATTAATCCTGGCGCTCGTTCTCCAATGGATTCATACCCACGACTTGATTCATTAGATATTACATTAGATGAACTTGATGCTGTAGTAATTGGACATGCTCATTTAGATCATACAGGATTTTTACCGGCATTATGCAAATATGGTTACAAAGGTCCAATTTACTGTAGTGAACCAACATTACCTATGATGAATTTGATCCAATTAGATGCAATTAAGGTTGCAGCAGCACAAGGTAGAACTCCAATGTACGCTGAAAGAGATGTTAAACAAGTAATGCGACAAACAATTACTTTACCATATGGAACTGTAACTGATATTTCACCTGACATAAAATTAGTTCTTGCTAACGCAGGGCATATTCTTGGTTCTGCATTATGTCATTTCCATATTGGAAATGGTGATCATAATTTTGTGTATTCTGGAGATATTAAATTTGGAAAAAGTATTTTGTTTGAAGCTGCAAGTTGGAATTTTCCTAGAGTGGAGACATTACTAATTGAAAGTACATATGGTCTCAGAGAAGATGTACAACCTACAAGACAACAAGTGGAATCTTCCTTTATCAATGCAGTAAACAATACTTTGGCAGATGGAGGTAAAGTTTTGATTCCAATTCCTGCAGTTGGTCGTGCACAAGAAATTATGATGGTAATTGATCATTATATGAAATCAGGTGAAATGGTTGAGGCCCCAGTTTTTACTGAAGGTATGATTTCTGAAGCATCTGCAATTCATGAATCTTATCCTGAATACCTTGCACGAGAATTAAAGCAGAAAATTTTAGAAACTGATGATAATCCATTTGATTCTGAATATTTTACAAATATTGAACATGCTGACGCAAGAGAAGAACCAATGCGAGAAAACTCTCCATGTATTATTTTAGCTACATCTGGAATGCTAGAAGGCGGACCTGTTTTAGAATATTTTAAAAATATTGCACCTGATCCAAAAAATAAAGTTGTGTTTGTTTCTTATCAGGTAAATGGAACTTTGGGAAGACGTGTTCTTGATGGTTCTAAACAAGTATCTATGTTAGGAAAAGAGGGTAAAGTTGAAGTTGTTTCTGTAAATTGTGGTGTTGAAAAATTAGATGGATTCAGTGGACATAGTGATTACAATCAATTAATGTCATTTGTACAAAGACTAAGACCTAAACTTCGTCGTGTTCTAGTTAATCACGGTGAACGTTCAAAATCAGAAAATCTTGCAATGAATATTAGACGAACATTCAAACTTCCTGCTCATTACCCTCAAGTACAAGAAGCTATAAAATTATTTTAA
- a CDS encoding NADPH-dependent FMN reductase, giving the protein MKIVVISASPRKTANTQIIMKYVNEYTKSKNPDTKFINLSDGEIECYRGFDVEYNEATKNAAKDIMEADVWLIGSPIYNSFFSSALKNLFEYVDYKKTEGKVAGMAILAAGNIGFVDVQTVITQLLSYFRVITNPKAVYLTTEIFTDNQISNEDAKNRLKEMVDETLQLASKLKK; this is encoded by the coding sequence ATGAAAATTGTAGTTATTTCAGCTAGTCCAAGAAAAACTGCAAATACACAGATAATTATGAAGTATGTTAACGAATATACAAAGTCAAAAAATCCAGATACAAAATTCATCAACCTTTCAGATGGAGAAATTGAATGTTATAGAGGATTTGATGTAGAGTATAATGAAGCAACCAAAAATGCTGCCAAAGACATTATGGAGGCAGATGTATGGTTGATTGGTTCACCTATTTACAACTCATTTTTTAGTTCTGCATTAAAAAATCTCTTTGAATATGTTGATTATAAAAAAACAGAAGGTAAAGTTGCAGGAATGGCAATTTTAGCTGCTGGAAATATTGGTTTTGTTGATGTTCAAACAGTAATTACGCAATTGTTATCATACTTTAGAGTAATTACAAATCCAAAAGCGGTTTATCTAACAACTGAAATATTTACAGATAATCAAATTTCAAATGAAGATGCAAAAAATAGATTAAAAGAAATGGTAGATGAAACATTACAACTTGCATCTAAATTAAAAAAATAA
- the sepF gene encoding cell division protein SepF, with protein MQKQENPTYLKAITIRDSSDVHSIKEDIKKGIILILRVTPLAQKDVDQLRKVVEELYSIAKTADADIARLGEERIIVTPSSIKIWKPEYDLK; from the coding sequence ATGCAGAAGCAAGAAAACCCTACATATCTCAAAGCAATCACAATTAGGGATAGTAGTGATGTACATTCGATTAAAGAAGATATCAAAAAAGGAATAATTTTGATACTTAGAGTCACACCGTTGGCACAAAAAGATGTGGATCAATTACGAAAAGTAGTGGAAGAACTGTATTCGATTGCTAAAACAGCTGATGCAGATATTGCAAGATTAGGTGAAGAAAGAATTATTGTTACTCCATCTAGCATAAAGATCTGGAAACCAGAATACGATTTAAAATAA
- a CDS encoding CopD family protein, giving the protein MAAIEQAIITWIHLVSATIWVGGSLFIGIVFSPLLKTMTNSVQERMQIMIRVGKRFNKIAVPALIILIATGMYNSHLILGKSTILFETSYGQFLIIKMVLVVILIITYAIHVRVIRKDVEEKIMSNQMSEPEIQKLRKKIIILGEITVVISLAILFLASLLDAGV; this is encoded by the coding sequence ATGGCTGCAATAGAACAAGCAATTATTACTTGGATTCATCTTGTTTCAGCTACAATTTGGGTTGGCGGTTCACTCTTTATTGGAATTGTATTTTCTCCACTTCTAAAAACTATGACTAACTCTGTACAAGAAAGAATGCAAATAATGATCAGAGTTGGAAAAAGATTTAACAAAATTGCTGTACCTGCGCTAATAATTTTAATAGCAACTGGCATGTATAATTCTCATTTAATTTTAGGTAAGTCAACTATTCTTTTTGAAACAAGCTATGGACAATTTTTAATCATCAAAATGGTTCTTGTAGTTATTTTAATCATAACATATGCGATACATGTTAGAGTGATTCGTAAAGATGTTGAGGAAAAAATTATGTCAAACCAAATGTCTGAGCCTGAAATTCAAAAATTACGAAAAAAGATAATCATTCTTGGTGAAATTACAGTCGTTATTTCCCTTGCAATTCTATTTTTAGCATCTTTACTTGATGCTGGTGTTTGA